The Christiangramia flava JLT2011 region ATAAAGCTTTTCAAACATGATCAGCGTCATATTTATTCCGTCAAAGTCAGGCTAATTTTAGGGTAGAAATCAGGAGCGATCCTGGAAACTGAACCTTCGAACTTTCAAATTTTAGAGCCATGTTACCCAAAAAAAATCCCAAAGCCGATCTCAGCCGAAACAGCCTGATCTTTTTCCAGATCGGGCTAATCGTCATGCTGGGTATTTCTTATCTGGCCATCGAATGGCATTTTGATAGTCGGCCTGCGGTAGATCTGCAGCAACTCGATATGGAAACAGAACGAATCGTGGATGTACCGGTGACCGAATTACGGGAAAAACTTCCTCCGCCACCCCCACCGCCTCCAGCCCCGGAAGTGATTGAAGTGATTGAGGACAATTCCGTGTTAGAAGAAAGCACTATTCAGTCTACTGAAACCAACCTGAACGATAAGATCGAAGTGGTGGAGGTGACCGATATTAAAGAAGAAAAGATCGCAGAAGAGATCGAAGATGTGCCTTTTGTGATCATTGCCAATGTCCCGGTTTACCCGGGTTGTGAAAACCAAAAAGGCAATGACGCGAAAAAACAATGTATGTCTGGTAAGATCCAGGAACTGGTCAAGAGAGAATTCAGAACAGAACTGAGTGCGGAACTGGGGCTTAAAGGCATTAACAAAATTTACGTGATCTTCCGCATCAATGACAAAGGCGATGTAGAGAATATCCAGGCGAGAGGTCCACATCCTGCGCTGGAGGCAGAGGCCGAAAGGGTAGTGAAACTCATCCCGAAGATGGAACCGGGAAGACAACGTGATCGTGCGGTTGGAGTGCTGTACACCTTGCCCATCATTTTTGAAGTAAGAAACCAATCTATTTAAATACCAGGTTTAGTCGGTGCTTTCATATGTAAACCTGAATTCAGGAGATTGCCGGTGTGAATTAGTCATAATTTCGGCAATCTTCTGAATGATTTAGGGTGTTCGTTTGCTAGATGCTGTATTCCATAAGAGCAGTTTCCAGAAGATACAATTCTATAGGTTTCTGAATTCTTTTGAACATTTGCTGGCGAACACCTTCTGTTCTTTTATGGAAATGGATTCCGCTGCTCATTTTTTAATTCTTGCAGCTAGAATTGCCATCCAGTATCTAAAGTAAAAAAGAGGATCCTTCCGTCAGCGATTCCATATTCCGCTACTGCAATTCGAAGTTCAAACCTTCAAATTTCATGCAGTACCCAATTACCAATTTTTTCAAGAATTTTCGGACTCATAGTTTGTTCGATCTGCGGGTACTCAGTGATCTGGCCGGTTTTGCTTTCCTGGAACAGGTGATTGAGACCGGGCATCAGAACGACCTCGTACTTTTCAGCGTGGCTTTTTTGTAAGGCTTTTTCCACTGGTTCCAGGTGGTATTTGGGTGGCACCTGGGTATCGTGACTTCCGTATAAAGCCAAGGCCGGAACATCCAGTTTGCTAATTTCTACTGATGGATCGTAATTGTAAAAATAGCGGATCCACGGATTGGTTCTACTTTCAACCAGGTTTTCAATAAATTCAGCTTTATCGATAGTTGCCGGGAGAATGGAGGCTAACATTTCAGAGTGCTGATAGAAGGACCTCAATTCATTTTTTACTGCGGCAGCGTCTTTATCCGAAGCCGCGATATCAATGGCCTTCTTTACATACGTTTGATACTGTTCTTCGTCCTTGACCGGGAAATTTCGGTAATCCAGGGCCTGTTGCAGGGAAACCTGTTTACCCTTAACACCGGTGCCCGCTAACATGATAATAAAGGAAACATCTTCTGAAATATTTGCCACCTTGGGAGCGATAATGGCTCCTTCGCTATGGCCTATCAAACCTATCTTGTTATTGCCGATATCTGATCTGCTCTTTAGATATTTGATGATCTTCAGGACATCATTAGAAAAGTCGGCCGTGGTCACTTTTTCGAAATTTCCGGTCGATTCGCCGATTCCACGATCATCATACCGTAAGACCGCGATTCCTTTTCGTGTAAGATAATCGGCCAGGACCCAAAAAGGTTTATGTCCCATATAGGATTCATCGCGATCCTGGGGACCACTGCCAGAGATCAATATGACCACCGGTGTATTTTGGCCAAATTCCCGGGGTAGGGTCAAGGTTCCGGCCAGTAGAAGATTTTCTTCCGGATTTGGGATTTTTACATCTTCCACCAGGTACGGGTACGGTTTAACAGGTTCCTGAGGCCTTTTGGGAGTTTCTGCTTGCTTTACATTTTCTTCCTTTGAAAGGCTTAACGGAACGCTATTTAGGCCTTCCTGAAAAGTACCGTGAATTTTCCCTGCTTCCTTATCCCAATTTCCGCTGAATTTAAAGCCGAGGTTAGAAGCGTCAATGATCAGGTTTTTCTCTATCAGCTTCGTGGACGCCGGCTGAAGTTCCTTTAAACCCTGGCTGGGAATTGCCAGTTGGGTAATAAGTTCATCCTGATCTTTTGAAATTTCGAAGATGAAAAGCATGGTTTTACCGGGTTGAACTTCCAGATCTCCCTGCCAGGTTCCTTCAATAGACTGCGCATATAGCTCATTGAGGAAAATGGATACTATTAGCAATAACGTAATCATAATGGTTTTCATAAGAATGTTGAGTTTAGGGCATAGCTATCCGTCTGCTGAAGTTTCAGCTGATAGCAATACGGGTATTTAAACAATGGTTTAGTGGTTAATGTCGGAGAGCAGCTTCTCGGTGGCTTCCAAAGATTTTTTGTAAGACCGGAAGACCCAAAATGCAAATCCTAAAAAAGCAATGATGGAAATTGGAAAAGTCAGGGTCCAGAAATGCTCGGTTTCACTGAGGTCTACACCTTTAATAGCTGAAAGTACAGGAATGGCTACGATCAGTAAAAACAGTCCTAATGACACGTTCAATTTTTGAAATTTTTGAAACCTCATCTTCCGTTTTCCGAAATCATTTAAAGTGTCTAAATAAGTTTTCGAGGAGATGGGTAAATTTTGCATAAGATTCAGACTGCGTAAGGAAATTACCGGCAGTGTAAGGAGCAAACCAATCGCAATGATCGCGAAGATCTTTTCAGCCAAAGGATCTATTTTTACAAAATTCATGATTAAATAAACGGCTCCAAGGTAACAGATGATCGTGCCTATCATTTCAGGATACCTGATTTTATTCAATTTTGAATGATACTTCTGTTCGGTTACCTTTTCAAGAAGGTTCTTAGTGAGCAACTCCTGTTTTTCTACTTTTTTGCTCATTCCTTCCCATAAATTTTTCATCTCTTCTAATTCCATGATAGTTAGTTTTTAGTTAGTCGGGATTTCAATTTTTTCTTGATCCTTGAAATTTTGGTTCCAACGTTCGTTTTTGTGATTCCTATGATTTCTGCAATTTCATCATGACTCTTTCCTTCGAGGAACAACAGGATAATACCTTTTTCCAGGAGGTTTAATTGTTGAATTTGATCGTGGAGCAACTGTAGTTTTTCTTCTTCTGAATGATCCTGCTGCTCCGTAATTCTTTCTGCCATAGGATCAATACTGGTAGTTCCTATGTTTCTCTGACTCTTTTTCAAATGATAGATCGCGGTATTCATGGCCACCCGGTACATCCAGGTGCTTAATTTGGAAAATTCCTTGAAGCTGTCGTAAGATTTCCAAAGTTGAAAAACAATTTCCTGATAAAGATCTTCCCGGTCCTGCAGACTATCGGTATACAGAAAAGTCACTTTATAAATCAGGCCTTCATGTTCTTTAATCGCTTTGGTAAAATGTTCTTTTTTATTCATCTGAAATTGAAACTGCTCCTTATTAGTGTATCAAATTTTGAAAAAATCACACATCAGAAGATTTTTTTTTAAAAACATTTTGAGACCATCGGTAATTCGCTTTATCACAACAAAATTACCATTTATCCACAGGAAACTTACCGGTTAACGAATTATAGCCCTTTTTGGTGCTTTCCTGGAATAAATTGCGGGTATAAACAAAACTTGAAGCTATGAACTGTAACGATTTCCACAAGCAGAAACGACCGAGAAAAGTCTCGCAAGTTTCCTTTCAGTGCCCCACCTGCATCAAAAATGTTTGTACCGCTCACAAGGGAGATGAAAATGTATGCCTTTGCGGCTTAAAGATCATTGGAAGATAACGAAAACTGAATCCAGACAAAAACTCCAATCACTTTACATGAAAAACATGCATCTACACGTCAAGGAAATGAACAACCAGTTACAGCTGAAGGGGCGGCTTACCGGCGACAATATCAAAGTGATACAGATCCGCCTGAAAACACTCTTCAATTTTTCAGAACAACTCATTATCGATCTTACCGGTCTGAGCCGGATTGAACCGGAAGGCATCTATAAATTGCAACGATTAAAAGCGGAAGCGAAAGAAATGGATAAGAAACTGTTCCTGATGAGCGTACGGAATAAGAGAGTGGAAAAATCTTTCCGAACGCTTGATCTTCAGGAGCTTCTGGATATCGCAGTGTGAAAAAAGGAATTTTCCTCGCGCCGTTCATCCCTGAAAATACACCGTTCATCCTAGCTCCAATTCGCTTTAACGAATAGTCCCTGTCAAATTCTATTAGCTGAATTATTTTCACCTTCAATAAAACATAACCAGCCAAACTAAAAATATGAATACTCTAAAGGCCATTTTCGTATTCACCTCTTTACCCAGAATTTTCCGGATAGTCTTCCTGGTAATCTTGGTGCTTACTGCGGAAAACATCCAGGCTTCTTCTTATTCTGAGGCTATGGAAAAAGAAACGAATAATGGTAAAAATCCTCATTCTCTTTCCGAAGAAGAAAAACAACTGAATTTACTAATCTATAAAATCCCGAACGATGCTGATTCTGATGGCCTTACTGATTTTGAGGAAGCGATTTTAGGAACCGATCCTGAAAATCCTGATACCGATTACGACGGGATTAATGACGGCGAGGAATTTCATAAAAATACCGACCCGTTGAATGCCTGTGATCCAGATGCTGATAATGCCCATTGTGACCAGGATGGTGACGGTCTTACCAATTCTGAAGAGATCAGCGCGGGAACCGACCCACAGCAGGCAGATACCGATGGGGATGGTCTGGAGGATGGAGAAGAGCTCGCTCAGGGAAGTGATCCGTTGGATGCTTGCGATCCAGGCTGTGAAACCGGCAGTATGGCAGAAACCATGGAAATGGAAGAAGTGATCGATGTGGCCGTTAAGAACCAATTGATCTCCCCAAATGGAGACGGTAAAAACGACACACTGGAAATCAAAAATCTGGAGCAGTGCACCAAAAGCAAAGTGCAGATCTTTAATCGATGGGGAATTCTGGTATGGGAATCAGATTCTTATAACTCCGGTAAAATTTGTTTTGACGGGAGAGCCAATGCGAAAATGGCAGGAACCCAGACCGACTTTTTACCCGCAGGCACCTATTTCTACCTCATTGAATACTGGGATAAAACCAAGGCTAAACATACTAAAACCGGTTATATCTACCTCAACTGGTAACCCACACCTAAACTAACTGATCATGAAAAAACAAAGTCTCATTATTGCCCTGCTAACTGGTTTCCTGGCCTTTTCGCAACAGGATTCCCAGTTCACTCAGTACGTTTACAATACGGTGAGTTTTAACCCGGGTTATACCGGTAGCCGGGGTGTTCCAACGCTCACGGGGATGTATCGTAACCAATGGATGGGTATGGAAGGCGCGCCGGTGACGCAAAGTTTTAATTTTCATGGCCCCGTTGGAGAGCGGGTAGGAACGGGCTTAATGGTCATGCATGATAAGATTGGCCCGGTCCGGGAAACGTATATTGATGGTCTTTTTTCATACAAAATCCGGTTGAAAAGGGGCGGAAACCTGTCTTTTGGTCTTAAAGGCGGATTGCATTTCTTCAACGTGGATTACAGCAGACTCGCCAATTACGAAGATGATCCCGAAATGATCAATAAATACTGGAACAAAAAGGTTTCGCCAAATTTTGGGGTGGGAATGTATTATTATACCGATGATTTTTACGTCGGAATATCACTTCCCAACATCCTGGAAACACGACATTTTGATGGAGAATCTGTCTCCCAGGCAAAAGAAATGAAGAACTTTTACCTGATGTCTGGCTATGTTTTTGAAATTGAACCCGACTGGCATCTCAAACCATCCCTGCTTCTAAAGTGGGTTCGCGGTGCGCCTATGCAACTGGATGTCGCAGCAACGGCCTGGTTCAGAAAACGCTTTTCCCTGGGCGCATCTTATCGCTGGGATGCGGCCTATAGTATTTTAAGCGGATTCCAGCTTACTGAAAATTTACTCGTTGGGCTTTCTTATGATAAGGAGGTGACCGATCTGGGCAATACACAATATAATGATGGCTCTCTGGAAGTGCTTCTTCGGTTTGATATGTTCCGCGGAAGGGGCTACCAGAGCCAGCGACTGTTTTAATCTACCCTTTACTTAACCTATGCCTGGTTCCTTTGGATCGGGCTTTTTTATTTTTGAAATTCTGAAACCAGTCCGGTTAAATTTCCAGGTCTACGAGCAAAGGATTAAATAAAACCTGGTTGAATTCCAGTTTTTCCTCCTGGAAAAAGTTGAAACTGGTTGAAAATAAATGGAATTGCCACTATCTCTTTGTTTCTACGTCAAAATGGTGAAACGAATGGTCTTTTCTGGTTTTAACGGGGAACTGATGGACTTCCGATCGCTGACGGGTAAGAATTTTAATGGTTTGATCCAGGTTTTGAATTTTAGCATTTTCCGCAGGCTCATCAGGTGTTTGGGAGGTTCTGAAAACAGTACTTTTCGACTTTTTCCACAGCGTGGGTATCCCTCGCTCCATTATCGATGAGGTTTCTCCCATTTTAATACCAGTTTTAGAAAATCTTCGGCGCCAGAATTTCAGAAAGCTACATCCCGGTGAATCACTATCCCCTTGAGTTACTGCGTTAATAATTGCAAAAATCATAAACCTGTTCACCTATGGTGGTTTTTTGAAAGTTTCGGAAATCAGGAAATACTTTCCTCATCCTTGGAAGCGAAAACTGATCGTTCGGAACACTTTTTTCGAAAGAAAGGTTTCCAGAAAGACTGCAATTCCTGAAGCATTACAGAATAGTAGCATACAGCATATTTTTCCGAAGAAAAACTTATAACAAACTGCCCACCACCGTGTATACGATATTGAAATTGCCTGTTCCGCCGGCAAATTTGCTGCTGGCCTTGATCCGGAATTGCACCGGGATATCGGTTCTACAGCCCACAAATTCAAAGATCTTGATCGCCTGGGAGCCATCGTTGGGAACAGGGATATAATCACCGCCGTTGGAGGGCGTAAGGTCACGCGGTCCCAGGGGTTGAATGATCAAAAGGTCATAAATGCTTACCTCCGGGAACCTGGAGCCGCTATTCATATAAGTACGGGCTTCAATTTGCAGATTGGCGGGAAGGTTTTGCGTATGCACATACACGCTGTACCTGAAAACATTTTCATTGCAC contains the following coding sequences:
- a CDS encoding energy transducer TonB; protein product: MLPKKNPKADLSRNSLIFFQIGLIVMLGISYLAIEWHFDSRPAVDLQQLDMETERIVDVPVTELREKLPPPPPPPPAPEVIEVIEDNSVLEESTIQSTETNLNDKIEVVEVTDIKEEKIAEEIEDVPFVIIANVPVYPGCENQKGNDAKKQCMSGKIQELVKREFRTELSAELGLKGINKIYVIFRINDKGDVENIQARGPHPALEAEAERVVKLIPKMEPGRQRDRAVGVLYTLPIIFEVRNQSI
- a CDS encoding alpha/beta hydrolase family protein; its protein translation is MKTIMITLLLIVSIFLNELYAQSIEGTWQGDLEVQPGKTMLFIFEISKDQDELITQLAIPSQGLKELQPASTKLIEKNLIIDASNLGFKFSGNWDKEAGKIHGTFQEGLNSVPLSLSKEENVKQAETPKRPQEPVKPYPYLVEDVKIPNPEENLLLAGTLTLPREFGQNTPVVILISGSGPQDRDESYMGHKPFWVLADYLTRKGIAVLRYDDRGIGESTGNFEKVTTADFSNDVLKIIKYLKSRSDIGNNKIGLIGHSEGAIIAPKVANISEDVSFIIMLAGTGVKGKQVSLQQALDYRNFPVKDEEQYQTYVKKAIDIAASDKDAAAVKNELRSFYQHSEMLASILPATIDKAEFIENLVESRTNPWIRYFYNYDPSVEISKLDVPALALYGSHDTQVPPKYHLEPVEKALQKSHAEKYEVVLMPGLNHLFQESKTGQITEYPQIEQTMSPKILEKIGNWVLHEI
- a CDS encoding RNA polymerase sigma factor, encoding MNKKEHFTKAIKEHEGLIYKVTFLYTDSLQDREDLYQEIVFQLWKSYDSFKEFSKLSTWMYRVAMNTAIYHLKKSQRNIGTTSIDPMAERITEQQDHSEEEKLQLLHDQIQQLNLLEKGIILLFLEGKSHDEIAEIIGITKTNVGTKISRIKKKLKSRLTKN
- a CDS encoding STAS domain-containing protein; protein product: MKNMHLHVKEMNNQLQLKGRLTGDNIKVIQIRLKTLFNFSEQLIIDLTGLSRIEPEGIYKLQRLKAEAKEMDKKLFLMSVRNKRVEKSFRTLDLQELLDIAV
- a CDS encoding gliding motility-associated C-terminal domain-containing protein: MNTLKAIFVFTSLPRIFRIVFLVILVLTAENIQASSYSEAMEKETNNGKNPHSLSEEEKQLNLLIYKIPNDADSDGLTDFEEAILGTDPENPDTDYDGINDGEEFHKNTDPLNACDPDADNAHCDQDGDGLTNSEEISAGTDPQQADTDGDGLEDGEELAQGSDPLDACDPGCETGSMAETMEMEEVIDVAVKNQLISPNGDGKNDTLEIKNLEQCTKSKVQIFNRWGILVWESDSYNSGKICFDGRANAKMAGTQTDFLPAGTYFYLIEYWDKTKAKHTKTGYIYLNW
- a CDS encoding PorP/SprF family type IX secretion system membrane protein: MKKQSLIIALLTGFLAFSQQDSQFTQYVYNTVSFNPGYTGSRGVPTLTGMYRNQWMGMEGAPVTQSFNFHGPVGERVGTGLMVMHDKIGPVRETYIDGLFSYKIRLKRGGNLSFGLKGGLHFFNVDYSRLANYEDDPEMINKYWNKKVSPNFGVGMYYYTDDFYVGISLPNILETRHFDGESVSQAKEMKNFYLMSGYVFEIEPDWHLKPSLLLKWVRGAPMQLDVAATAWFRKRFSLGASYRWDAAYSILSGFQLTENLLVGLSYDKEVTDLGNTQYNDGSLEVLLRFDMFRGRGYQSQRLF